One genomic segment of Aquipluma nitroreducens includes these proteins:
- a CDS encoding sugar-binding domain-containing protein, whose protein sequence is MKQILICAIFFATVIVACQKPAVQQKIDLKGEWAFAIDSLDKGISEKWFNQELADKVTLPGSMTTNGKGNDITLKTPWTGQIVDSSYFKKPEYAKFRQPGNIKIPFWLQPVKYYKGAAWYQKEVSIPEDWNRQSIGLFLERCHWESRLWVDDKEVGMQNSLGTPHKYDLTKFLTPGKHRLSLCVDNRVKDIDPGINSHSISDHTQSNWNGVVGQLFLEARPLIYIQNVQVYPEIQNKKIAVKVKVENPTGKVASVKLSLKIKETGTSIDEKFELKEGENMLAIDLEMGSDVKLWNEFHPNLYSLEVSLNDKTSGKTDVTTTTFGMREFKTSGKHILINGQPTFLRGTLECAIFPKTGYPATDLNEWLRIFTVAHAHGLNHFRFHSWCPPQAAFGAADQLGFYLHVECSSWANQSTTIGDGKPFDKYLYEESQRMIDEYGNHPSFCMMVYGNEPAGKNQGTFLTDFVNFWKSKDNRRIYTSGAGWPNLPANDYLSDSEPRIQHWGQGLGSIINAQAPNTEYDWSAYNNKFPQPMVSHEIGQWCVYPNFKEIAKYDGVLKAKNFELFQETLKDHGLAQLADSFLLASGKLQALCYKADIEAALRTKDFGGFQLLDLHDFPGQGSALVGVLDPFWGEKGYISPAEYNRFCNSTVALARMKKLVYTNDETFEAAIEVAHYGDHPISACVPEWKITDKTGKLIQSGKLPQTNIPVGNGFKLGDVSFPLAAISNPEKLILEVSVNGKSNSWDFWVYPAKKEIISGEEKIRVVQKLDAATQKYLQDGGIVLLNLKKGALSKELGGDIPIGFSSIFWNTAWTNGQAPHTLGILVNPNHPALAEFPTEYHSNYQWWDAMSHSGAINMTSFPTNLKPIVRVIDDWFTNRPLALIVEGKVGKGKILISGIDLTTDLDKRPEAQQMLFSLKKYMAGEKFQPKIELGTELLGSLTK, encoded by the coding sequence ATGAAACAAATTTTAATCTGTGCCATTTTTTTTGCAACCGTAATTGTTGCTTGTCAAAAGCCCGCCGTTCAACAAAAGATCGATCTTAAAGGAGAGTGGGCATTTGCCATCGATTCGCTCGATAAAGGAATTTCCGAAAAATGGTTCAATCAGGAATTAGCTGATAAAGTTACTTTGCCAGGGTCGATGACAACTAACGGAAAAGGGAATGACATCACGCTGAAAACGCCCTGGACCGGACAAATTGTGGATAGTTCCTATTTTAAAAAGCCCGAATATGCCAAATTCCGCCAGCCCGGAAATATCAAAATCCCATTTTGGCTGCAACCGGTGAAATATTACAAAGGCGCTGCCTGGTACCAAAAGGAAGTGTCCATTCCTGAAGACTGGAACCGACAATCAATCGGCTTGTTTTTGGAGCGCTGCCACTGGGAAAGCCGTTTGTGGGTTGATGACAAAGAAGTGGGGATGCAAAACTCGCTGGGAACTCCACATAAATATGACCTGACGAAATTTTTAACTCCCGGGAAACATCGTCTGAGCCTGTGTGTCGATAACCGGGTGAAAGACATTGATCCGGGAATTAATTCGCACAGCATTTCTGACCATACCCAAAGCAACTGGAACGGGGTAGTGGGGCAATTGTTCCTCGAGGCCCGTCCGCTCATCTACATTCAGAATGTGCAGGTTTATCCTGAAATACAGAATAAAAAGATAGCAGTAAAAGTAAAGGTTGAAAACCCTACCGGAAAAGTAGCTTCAGTAAAACTTAGCCTGAAAATAAAAGAAACAGGAACGAGTATTGACGAAAAATTTGAACTGAAAGAAGGTGAAAATATGTTGGCTATCGACCTCGAAATGGGTTCCGATGTCAAACTTTGGAATGAATTTCATCCCAATTTGTATTCGCTGGAAGTTAGTTTGAATGATAAAACTTCAGGAAAAACGGATGTGACAACAACTACTTTCGGGATGCGCGAATTCAAAACTTCTGGTAAACATATCCTGATTAATGGACAGCCCACTTTCCTGCGTGGAACACTGGAATGCGCCATCTTTCCGAAAACGGGCTACCCGGCAACCGATTTGAACGAATGGCTGCGCATTTTTACTGTTGCCCATGCTCACGGACTGAACCACTTCCGCTTTCACTCGTGGTGTCCGCCGCAAGCGGCTTTCGGTGCTGCCGATCAGCTTGGTTTTTACCTGCATGTGGAATGTTCGTCGTGGGCCAATCAATCGACCACCATTGGCGATGGCAAACCGTTCGACAAATACTTGTATGAAGAAAGCCAACGCATGATCGACGAGTATGGTAACCATCCTTCGTTTTGTATGATGGTTTATGGCAACGAACCTGCCGGCAAAAATCAGGGTACTTTCCTTACTGATTTCGTAAATTTCTGGAAAAGTAAAGACAACCGCCGCATTTATACTTCAGGAGCTGGCTGGCCAAACCTTCCGGCAAACGATTACCTGAGCGACTCAGAACCCCGCATTCAGCACTGGGGACAGGGTTTGGGCAGCATCATCAATGCTCAGGCGCCAAATACCGAATACGATTGGTCGGCGTACAACAATAAGTTTCCGCAGCCAATGGTCAGTCACGAAATTGGTCAATGGTGTGTTTATCCGAACTTTAAGGAAATTGCAAAATACGACGGAGTTTTGAAAGCCAAAAACTTCGAGCTGTTTCAGGAGACATTAAAAGATCACGGCTTGGCGCAGTTGGCCGACAGTTTTTTACTGGCATCAGGCAAATTACAGGCCTTGTGCTACAAAGCTGACATCGAGGCTGCTTTGCGAACCAAGGATTTCGGCGGTTTCCAGTTGCTCGATTTACACGATTTTCCTGGTCAGGGATCGGCTCTGGTTGGCGTACTCGATCCGTTCTGGGGTGAAAAAGGGTACATCAGTCCGGCCGAATACAACCGCTTTTGTAACTCAACAGTGGCGCTGGCCCGCATGAAAAAGCTGGTTTACACCAACGACGAAACCTTTGAAGCTGCTATTGAAGTAGCACATTATGGCGACCACCCAATTTCTGCCTGCGTTCCTGAATGGAAAATAACTGACAAAACAGGAAAACTGATCCAATCGGGGAAACTTCCGCAAACCAACATTCCGGTGGGCAACGGCTTCAAGCTTGGGGATGTTTCTTTTCCGCTTGCGGCTATCTCAAATCCTGAAAAACTGATTCTGGAAGTTTCAGTCAACGGAAAAAGCAATAGCTGGGATTTCTGGGTTTATCCGGCTAAAAAGGAAATCATCTCAGGAGAAGAAAAGATTCGGGTAGTTCAGAAACTGGATGCGGCTACGCAAAAATATCTTCAGGATGGCGGAATCGTGCTGCTTAACCTGAAGAAAGGAGCACTTTCGAAGGAACTGGGCGGCGACATTCCGATCGGGTTCTCGAGTATTTTCTGGAACACCGCCTGGACCAACGGACAAGCACCGCACACCCTGGGCATACTGGTCAATCCAAATCATCCGGCATTGGCTGAGTTCCCCACAGAATATCATAGCAATTACCAGTGGTGGGATGCCATGAGCCATTCTGGAGCCATTAACATGACCTCTTTCCCTACTAATTTAAAACCCATTGTGCGGGTGATTGACGATTGGTTTACCAACCGTCCGCTCGCTTTGATTGTGGAAGGAAAAGTGGGCAAAGGCAAAATCCTGATTTCGGGAATCGACCTTACAACCGATCTGGACAAGCGCCCCGAAGCGCAGCAAATGCTTTTCAGCCTGAAGAAATATATGGCTGGAGAAAAATTTCAACCGAAAATTGAATTGGGAACTGAACTGCTCGGTAGTTTGACAAAATAA